The DNA segment TAGTTGTCATTGATGAAGCATGATTATATTTGAGATATTTTAGATTAGCTATAGTCTTAACATTTAATTTTTTTGCAATATTATTATTTTTAAGTGTAGATATAGCAAAATAATAATTATGTTGAATACGAAAGTAATAGAAAACTAACAACAAAATCAAGTATATAAAAGCAAATATAAAAAATAGTTTTAGCTTATTTTTCATAGTTTTAAGAAATAATTTTTAGTAGCCACATCGTATTATTGTAATTTAATTAAGCTAAATATACTAACTTTTGCTTATGAATATCTAGAAAGTTTTAGAATATTGATTTTAAATTATGATTATTACGACTGAGGCTTGATAATGATTAGTTTTTTAGTGTTAATAATGTTAGTATTTTAGTAGAATAATTTTCTAATAGTCAAGTTATTGTGATTAATAAAAAGTTTATATCAAGTTGCATGTTGATTTTATCTAGTGCTATTGGCTATAGTCTCACGACACAACAAGTTAAATATTCTCAAAAAGCCATAGATGCATTAGCTAAAAAAGACTATAAATCATATTTTTATTATAAATCGAAACTCAAAGATACTAGTATTTACCCATATTTACAATATAAAGAAATAAGTACAGATCCTAATATTTTTAAGCAATCAACAATAGATGAGTATTTCAAGCAAGATAATAGCTATTGGCAAAACCGACTTAGTGATGATTTAGCGCAATATTATGCCAAAAAACATGACTGGAAGCTCTTTGGCAAGTATTATAAAGGCGATTTAGGGGTACCTGGTAAATGTTGGAGTATGCAAGCAGAATATGAATTAGGTAAAAAAACTAAAGCATTAAATGAATATGGCCAACTTTGGCAGAATCGAGTGTATATGCCTGCTGCATGTAATAAAATCCAAAAATATTGGGATAATTCTAATTATAAACCAAGAGCTTATCTAACAACTAAAGCATATACTCTTGCTTTTGCCAATAAGTTTGATGATAGTCTGTGGTTATTAAATACTTATGTCAAAGATAATAAAGATTATCTCAATTATATAAGTGCATGGAAACAAGCTACTAAAGATTCGAGTAAATTAGACAGTTTTATTAATAGGTTTAATAACTATAATTATTTTGACAAAGTCATTGTTGATATTTCTAGAGATTTAATAAGAAAAGACGCCGAGGGCTATGCAAGAGTATGGGATAATCTAAAAAATAAAAGATATCTAAGCACAAAAGTAAAACAACAGTGTATCTCAGCAATAGTGGTAAGTTTTGCAAGATCTAAATCATCACAAGCAAAACAGTGGCTAACTAGAGTAGATAAAAAATATCTCGATACGACAGCTTTGGAGTGGTTATTAAGAGTTGATTTATACAACAATAACTTTGCGGATTATATAAAAACATATAGTCAACTTCCTACTAAATCACAACAAAACCAAGCATGGAAATATTGGCTAGCATATAGTTATGATCAGCTAGGTGAGAAACAAAAAGCGGAGAAAATCTTTGCTGAATTAATACAACAACCGCTTGATTACTATTCATTTTTAGCGTCTGATAGGCTTGGTAAACCATATAATTTTGGTAATGATACTGCTACGGCATTAAGTAATAGTAAAAAACTACTGGCAGAAGATGCTACCGCACAGGCTATCGATTTATATCAGGTTGGTCAATACAAAGATTCAACAAGTATTTGGAAATGGGCAATCAGAAATAAGCTTAGAGATAAGCATATTGATGAGATTAAACAACTTGCAAGTTTAGCTGAAGTTAATCATATGTATTATGCGGCTATATTTAATATGTCAGTTATTGGTAATTATAATAATATTTATATGCTCTTTCCTAAAGCTTTCATAACCACAGTTAATCAAAATGCCCAAAAATTTGGTATTGATAAAGCTCTTGTTTTATCAATTATGCGTAAAGAATCATTATTTGATATTGAAGCGTGTTCTTCAGCTGGAGCAAAGGGATTGATGCAGGTTACAGAGCCAACCGCAAAATTTATTGCCCAAAAATATAAATTATCTTTAATTGGTGATAAATCTCAAGGTATGACTGGTCAGATATTTATTCCTGAGAATAATATTAAACTAGGTATAGCAAATTTATATTTCTTAGAGAAGCTTTTTGATAAAAATATTGTACTAGATATAGCTGCATATAATGCTGGCCCAGGTAATGTTGCTAAGTGGCTAAATGAAAAGGAAGCCCCAGCTGCGATTTGGATAGAAAATGTACCATTTGGTGAGACACGGCACTACATTCGTAATGTGCTTGTATACATGATTGTTTATAATAATTTTGTATTTAAAGATAAAAAATATCATATTAGTAATTTTTTAGATTATAAAATATCTAATAAGCAAAGTTTTAGGAAATAGTACTAGCGACTACTAAAGAGTATTCTAAATCAACATTTTATAGAGATATAAATAGTATATAATCATAATAAATATTTTATTGTGTTTAGGAATTAGAGAATTGTGTGTATAATAAAACAATGTCAAAAGAGAAATTTCCTGGCGTATTTTTTGACATATGTGGGCTGTAACCCTAACAATTTAAATAACTTTAACCACCTCATTAGTATTTAATTTAGGTTTGTTTTATTATGTTACTCAAATGGCAATGAGTTTATCATTTTTTATGTTTAGTATTTTTGCAATTTTATTTGCGACATTATCAGATGTATTTACTGCTAAAAAGTACTATTTCCCCCAGAGTCTATTAATATTTGGATTAATCGGTTTAGGGCTATCAAGATAGTATCTATATTGTTTATATCTGTTTTGTTAGTTTGGGATTTGGTACTGGTTGTTATTCATCTATTGCTAGATCACTTAGTATCACTAAATGCTGATAATAACAATTAAATGAAAAAAGATTATTCAGTATTATCAATAATGATAATTGTTGCACCAATAGTTAGTACATATTTAGCATTGTCTCTTATTCCTATTTCATATAGATTTGCTTGTTTTTGTATGGTGATGATAGAAATATTATGGTTTATATTTTCAGTTAGCATATTAAGAGCTGATGCGCAAAAACAATTGTAATTTCAGCATCAAAAATGCTGTTAGGTTTTGTTCATGCTTTGTCACAACCAGGATATTTGTTGAGTGTCATGATTATAGCGATACTTTTTTTCTTTTTCGCTCGGTTGTTTTAAAGAGCTCATTTAAAGGATTATTTGTAGATGAATTAAATATATCTAATAAATGTTTTAAATCTGATTTTAGTAACATCTATTATATATTTTAAGGTTTTTAGCTATCGAATCAAGTAGAGAAAAGCCATAAGAAACGCTACAACCTTGGGATTTTAGCGATGGTTTTTATTTTTATAGCTCTTATAGTTTTTACAGGTGTCATCATAGTACTGTGACAACTCTGAATTTAATATGTTATTTTGTGGCTATTTTATACCTATGACAAACAGGTACGGCTATGAGTAATATTACTTAAAGGCCATGGGCACAGCTGCTACTATGATAATATTTTCTGTAGCATTGTGTATGTTGTCTATATGGGAGTTTTATGAAAGCTCATCTTAATATGTCTAACTATAATTTTATGCTTCTAGCATTGTAGGTTAGTTTTAGTTTGGCACTACTACTCAACATTATTGTAGTTTTTGGGGGTTGAGAGAAAGCAATGGTAACAAACGATCGTGTATTTTAAAGATATTTTTAAATATTTTAAAAAATACTGCAAACCTGATGTAACAAAGTTCTGTGAGTCGCTAGAAAAGCAAATACTGTATGTATAAATTATTTTAAGGCTAAGACTGTCTCTACATATTTGATTTAGAACATAACACGCCAACAAGAAAAACTGTAAGCCTTTCCAATGTGTTATTTGCTGCTAGATAATTATTAGGGGATTTTTGTTGATTAATTATATATGTTGATATGCTAAATATTAGGTACAGTGATGGTGTATACTCTTATATAGCTATTAATTTTATAATAATATTTTGCAGTTCTAGCAAGATACTTATTAATTTGAGTAGTATTTATTAATACTGGCTGACAAGAAAATTTTGATAAATTAATTCATAGTATAAATAGTATAAGTTTCGCTAACTTTATACCCAAAATTCGCAACTATAGTTCCACCATTTCTAAACATATTAGTTTGTTGCTTCCAACCACAATTAGCAATAAACAATAACTTTTTGAAGGTTTTTTGCTAGTATCATCATGATTATTAATGTTGAGTAATTTTTAGGTAATTTATAAAGACCACTAGTATCTTTTTTAAAATTGGATACCATATTAGTATGTGTAAAAACGAAAGCAAATAGTAAAACAAAGCCTAATATAAATAAAAAAACTTTTAGTAGTCATTATTTCTATAAAAGTTGTATAATGTCGGTTCTTTATTAAAAGAATTGTTACAGCAAAACTTATTACAATCATATAGTTTTAAGTTATTTATATTTATAACTAAGTTCATATTTTTAAAAAAGTATCTACAATGATTTCTCATCTTATAGTTTTATTGTCTATGATTGATAGTACTAGATAATATTTTTGCTATTTTAAGGTTTTTTATATGGCTATAGTTTTTTTATAAAAATATAATTAAAATATTAGTTTTGAGTATGTAATTTTTAAAAACCATTTAAGGAGCAGAGTTAAAATTATTTTTTTATTAAAACACCAGTTGTCTATAATTATGAGTAAATTATTGTTTCAACCGTATTTTAGCGATAATAAAGTCTTTATAGCTGCCTAGCTACTTCAAAGATATAAAATTTCCTTTTATTCCCATAAAATTAACATAGAAACATTAAATGACTTACTCTCAATTATTACTACAAGTATGCTTACAATAATAGTCTTTGGTAGTAGGTTATATAGTAGATGCTTATAATCCAGCTAGTAATGCTTATCACACTCTCATATTAACTTTATTGCTAAAGGATAATTCTTCACAAAATGCTCACTCTAATTTTATTTATGGTTTTATTTATGGAGTAGTTGCCACTATTGGTGTTAAGTCAGAAATATTTAATCAAAATGGTATATTGTTTATTTTTAAAACTACTATTTTAGTATTTAATTATAGTAATTTCTACTTTTATAATTGCCAAACTTGGTCAAGTAAGAATTTCATTAGCTAAGTTCACGAAAATATCAAGAAGTATATGAAAGATCCATATATGGACTGCAATAAGTTTACTGTTGATGAAATGCTAAAAAGTGTTCCTATCTATATAGGGGAATATAGTTTTTAAAACTGATATTTCTCCAGAAAATTTAAATACATTATGCAAAAAAAAATAATGAAAAGTATATATCATATGGGCACAATGGTAAGCATTTAATAAGTTCCTTATATATTGGCCTATAAGCTCATCTAAACACCTCTCTCTCAAGGAAACATTAGATGAAGTAGTTAAAAAAATTATGTTCTATCAAGAAAGAGTTATGCAGGTAATACCCTTTGGGGGCTTACAATACTTAGTGAAATCTCAGCAAAAGCAGTTTTTAACAATGATCCTTATACTCCTTATTATAGCGATTGATCTTCTTATAGGTATACTAGATAGTTTATTTGAAACACAACCTAGTCAAAATGTAATTTATAAGAATTTATATGTAAAAGAGATCACTATAAACAGTTTATTAATAAGTAGTTGAACACATTAGAAGTTATGGGAGTAGTAATGTTATTAGTGGCTAAACATCTACAAAATAGTATAGCAAACGTTGCTAAGTAACTTAAAAATGATGACGAAAAATTTGTTAAATATTTGGAACAAAATATAAATTAGTAAACTTTATGTAAAGTAATTTAAAAGCACACACAAGAAAAGAGAATAGATCATTATTAATCTACATCTGTCCGTTATGATATACAGTTGTAAATATAGTAACATAATCTGAACCTAAGTTAATTATAATTCCAGAAAATGCTTATTGGCGTGTAATATCATAAGGATATAAATATTCAATAATTTTTTAATCATTTTGTATTATAAATTTTAACGGTAAATATTGTCTGCATGCAGCTATTGGATTAGTAATACAATTTTGCGTGTTTCAAATTATATTTTTTTTGAAAAAAGTACTGGCATATATATGCTAAACGCACTCTGAAATGCTGTAGTATTTGGTTCATTATAGATGTTACCTTTAAAATTCAACAACGTTGTAATGGGGTAATTTATATCTGAACCCATTATTTATATCTATCTACACGTTATTTGCATATACTGTTATCATACAAAAAATATCGTTATCGATGAGCCTATTTGTTTAATCATAATTCTATCCAAGTTTTATTAATTCATAATTATAAATTTTCTGTTCATTCACCTCTGATAGCTGCTCAGTTTACTAATTATCAATGCATATTGAACTTTTAGAAAAAAATCTAAAGTTTGCAAAACTCTCAATTTCTTTTTTGTGTACAGAACCTAATAAAATAGATTGTTTTAATTATTGTAAGATTTTGTTTTTTCGTTTATTTTTAGTTTAAATAATACCTTAAGCTCGTAGCTTATATAGTTTTTGAATTTAAGTTAAAGTTAAAATGATAAAGTTTAAGCAAACAGATCAATTATTAAATAAGTTTCTAACTTAGGCTACTTTTATAGTAATATTTGTAGTTAAGTTCATAATTTAAAAAATATCTACAATGATTTCTCACCTTAGAGTTCATACTGGATTTTCTATTGTTGATAGTACAGTGCGCCTAGGCGATCTTTTTGCAAGAGCAAAAGATAAAAATATTGTTGCGATAGCTCTCACTGATGTGTGTAATTTGTTTGCGGCAATTAAGTTTTATAAACAAGCATTAGCTAGTGGGATTAAGCCAATCTTTGGTGTGGAACTGAAGATTGATACTGAATTTGGTATTGCTGATTTAGTGTTACTAGCAGAAAACAATTATGGCTATCAAAATATGGTTAATTTGATTTCTAGAGCATATCAACAAGCAGATAGATTTGGTTCAATCCCTATTATACCTAAAGCTTGGCTTAAAGAGGTAAATCTAGAACATATTATTTGCTTAAATGGTGGACAGCATGGGGAGTTAGGCAAAGCTATCTTAGCCAAAGATTATATTAAGGCAGATGAAATTATTACTCAAAACATTGCGATATTTGGGGCTAATAATTATATTATCGAAATTCATAAGTTAGAGTATGAAAATGAAGGTTTGTATAATGAAAAAGCTCTAGAATATGCAAGTAAGTATAATCTCATAGCTGTAGCAACAAACTTAACTGTATTTATGGAAGCAGATGATTATGGTATTCATGAAATTAGAGCTTGTATCAATGAGAAAACAACAATCTTAGATGAGTCGCGTAAATCTAAATTTACTAGAGAACAATATCTAAAATCAGCTGATGAAATGTATGAAACTTTCTCTGCACTAACAGTGCTTGTAGATAATACTCTAGCGATTGCAAAACGCTGTAATGTCACATTTGAACTAGGCAAGCCATGTTTGCCAACCATAGATATTCCGGTTGGTTTGACAGAAAAAGAATACTTTTCAAAATTATGTTATCAAGGCTTAGGTAAGCGTTTAGAAAAAATATTAGCTAATAAATCAGCTGATAAGCATGAAAATATCACAAAAGTCTATAAAGATAGGCTACAAAGAGAGATTGATATTATTTGTGATATGGGTTTTCCAGGATACTTTCTAATTGTTGAAGATTTTATCCGTTGGTCAAAAGAAAATAATATCCCAGTAGGACCAGGGCGTGGTTCTGGAGCTGGTTCATTAGTAGCGTATTCTTTGTTAATTACGGATATAGATCCATTACCGTATGGACTACTTTTTGAGAGATTTTTGAACCCTGAAAGGGTATCAATGCCTGATTTTGATATAGATTTTTGTATCCAAGGTAGGGATAGAGTTATCAAGTACGTTGAGCGAAAATATGGCAAAGATAGCGTTGCGCAGATTATAACCTATGGTACGATGGCAGCTAAAGGTGTTGTGCGTGACGTCGTGCGTGTAATGGGACAAAGTTTTAGTTTTGGTGATAGAATTGCCAAGCTTATTCCAGAAACACCTGGTACAACCTTTAAGAAAATTCTAAAAGAGGGAGAGCCATTATATGATGAAATGCGAGCAAATGAAGCAATTGCTGATGTTATTGAAAGAGCGCAAAAATTAGAAGGTTTGCCGCGTAGTTTAGGCAAGCATGCTGCAGGTATTGTAATTTCTCCAACGAAAATTTCAGATTTTGCACCGATATATTGTGAAGATAAAGGTGGCGATCTTGTTACCCAGTTTGATAAAGGTGATGTTGAAGATGTAGGTTTGGTTAAGTTTGACTTTTTAGGGCTAAAAAACTTAACGATTATCAATAATACTATTAAAAGCATTAAGGATAAAAGATCAGCTGATCAAAAGACTTTAGATATTGCTGATATACCCTTAGATGACAAAAAAACATTTAAGCTTTTGCAAGCAGGGAACACTACAGGAATATTTCAGCTTGAATCACAGGGTATGCGCCAGATTGTCAAGGATCTAGGTACTTCTAATTTTAAAGAGATTATTGCCTTAGTGGCATTATATCGCCCTGGGCCGATGGAGAATATTCCTACTTTTATTGATCGTAAGCATGGTAGAAAAAGAGTTACATACTTGCATCCTCTACTTGAGGAAGTGCTAAAAGAGACTTATGGTATCCCGGTATACCAAGAGCAGGTAATGCAAATGGCACAAAAACTAGCTGGATATACACTTGGAGCTGCCGATTTATTACGCCGTGCTATGGGTAAGAAAAAGCCTGAAGAAATGGAGCAACAACGTAAGATTTTTAAAAAAGGTGCTGCTAAATATCATGGCATCGATGCCAAACTTGCTGATGAAATATTTGACCAAATGGAAGCTTTTGCCGGATATGGTTTTAACAAATCTCATGCTGCTGCGTATGCACTAATTGCTTATCAAACAGCTTGGCTAAAAGCACATTATCCAGACGAGTATATGGCTGCTTTGATGTCTGGTGATATGGGAAATACTGATCAACTCGTTAAATTTATCCTAGATTGTAAAAATATGGGTATTACAGTCTTAGAACCAAATATTAATAAAAGTGTCTATGATTGTATAGCTATCTCAAAAGGTACAATCTTGCTTGGCTTAGGCGCTATCAAAGGACTTGGCAGTGAAGCAGTTAAAAGCATACTTACAGAAAGACAATCAGGTGGAGAGTTTAGCTCAATATTTGATCTATGCCGTAGAGTTGATTTACGCAAAGTCAATAAAAAAGCGCTTGAGGCTTTGTGCTTTGCTGGTGCAATCAAAGATATATCTAGAAATAGAGCTACAGCATTTAACTCTATTGAGAAAGCTATCAAAAATGCGGGTTATGTTAATGAGATGAACGCTGCTGGACAGGATGATTTATTTGGTTTTACAGAGCAACAGAGTGATACTGATACAGAGTTTGAAAAAGAATGTATAGTAGAAGAGTGGAACCTCAAAGAGTTACTAATCAATGAGAAAAAAGCTTTAGGAATGTACTTTAGTGGGCATATCATTGATGAGGAGAGTCATTGGCGCAATCATGTTAGCTTTAGTGATCTTAATAAGATTCAGCAGCCTAATATGGATGGTAATTTTGTGAGAATTATCGCAAGTATGATAACACCAGCTATACGCCGAAAGACTAAAACAGGAAAAGTTCTGTATATCATCAATATTGATGATGAGTTTGATAGAGCTGATTGTCTGATTAGTGAAGATGTTTTTGCTGCTGTTAAAGATAGCATTCAAGTTGATGATATCGTTGTTGTTGAGGGTAAAGTTAGTTGTGATGTACAGCGCGAGTGTAATAAACTAAGTGTAGACAAAGTCCAACTAATATCACAATATATTGATGAAAATTTTAGTAAAGTTGAACTAACATTAAGAAGTCAAAATGTAAATCCAACTAATCTCAAGAAAGTCCTTAGTAATCTCAAGGAAAATATAGACTCAACCAATACTCAAAAACAAAATACCTTAGAGATAACAATTTCTCTTGATGATGTTGTTGGTAAGTTTGATTATTTACAAAAGCCGTTTTCTATCTACAAATTTGTAAATGATGTTAGCAGGCTAATAGCCGATGGTAGTACTGTTAGTTTGAGTGTGGTTTAAATTTTAATATGTTATCCCTAAACTTGTTTGACTAATTTCACTAAGAGCTTTGAATAGTGACGTGTAATAGATGGTTTAGCTATATACTTATTAGCTAACATAAATAATGTTTTATATATAAAAGTGTTTATATCAGATATTAAGCAAAGGTTTATTAGCATAAAAATATGCTAGTTAATGACTTTACTTCATAAACTGGTGTACTACGAAGTAGCAGAAAATATTGAATCTGTAATATTAAGAGAAAAACAGCTTAATTGTTGGCAGAGAGATTGGAAGTTTAATTTGATTAATCATAAGTTTAGTGATTTTTACTATAGTTTGTAATAAAATGCTGAATACATACTCAGGATGACTACAAACACTATGTTTAAAATGTATATATGTTGTATGAATATCCAAATTTATACAATATAATGATCCAAATAACGAGGTCTTTTATCAAAAATGTAAACCTATAACAGACAAAAAGTGTTGAAATACAGAATATCATCACAGATATGCGTGAGAAAATGCATGTTAATGGTTATTGTACTTGCAGCTAACCAGGTTGGCTATGGTTATCAAGTTTTTATGATTGAGTTCGATAGCTATAATTACAAGGTATCCACTATATTTTGAAAGTGTGCCATACCAAGTATTTATAAACTCCAAGATTACGAAAAAAGCATCAAAGCAAAGAGTTTTTTGGTATAGTTGTTTTGAGTGTATTAGGTAATAAAAGAGGTAAACTTGCAGCATACACAAAGAGATTGAGTATGCAACATATAACCAAACATAGTGAGAAAATGGCTGGCAAACTTGATTCTGTAGCTGCTGTAATATTCAAGCATGAATTTAATCATTATTGTCTCTCTCTATGTTGATTTTATACTATAAATATGGGATAACGAAGAGCTGCAAGCTAAATTTTCTAGTGGGTGAGCTTAAAGCTTAGCAATTATGATTGATAATGTTAAGTAACGATAGTTAATCCAGCAAGATATATGCTAATCTTGTGGATTTGAGATTTTAGTGATTTTGTCACCTTTATTGCTTATATTAATTTGTTATCTTGGATTAATGTGGTACCCATAAGCTGCTTTTAGCAAAAATTAGTAAAATTTAACAAGTCTAATAAATTTTAAATAGTTAATTAGTTTCTCTATGATACAAAAAAACAGTTGTTATTACATAAGTTATGACAATTTGTTAGATGATTTTGAAATGTTTTTTATTGGCTTAATATGTTATTCTATAGAATAATTTTTATTGCTAAAAAAGGATTTTAATGTTTAAGAGCTTACCACTATTTATTGGATTAAGATATATTCGTGCAAAAAAACGTAATAGGTTTATATCTATTATTTCGGCAATATCATTTTTGGGTATTTCTTTAGGGGTCGCTGTACTTATCACAGTGATGTCAGTTATGAATGGTTTCGATCAGCAGATTAAGAACAGAATTTTAATGATGGTACCACCTTTAAAGGTTTATCAATTAGGTGGAGAGGTTACTGACTGGCCAACATTAGCCAAAGAAGTTGAGAAAAGTACCACAAGTGTCACAGCAGCCGCTCCGATAGTGGAGTCACAAGGGTTGCTTAGTGCAAATACTGCTGGTAGTACTACAGCATTTGTACAAATTCAGGGTATAGAGCCTAAGTATCAAACCAAAATAATCCCTGTAGCTGAGCATATAGTTGATGGTAAGCTATCATCATTAGATGATAACCAAAGATATAATATAATTTTAGGTAGTGTCTTAGCTAATAATTTAGGTGTTAAAGTTGGTGATAAAGTCACTTTAATTGTGCCAAAGATTAGCTTAACACCAGCAGGGATGATTCCGAGAATTAAGCAGTTTAGAGTATCTGGGATATTCTCTGTAAGCTATCAATACGATGCTTATTATGCTTTGATTAACATCAAAAATGCGCAAAAAGTTTTTGAAACAGGTAATTCGGTATCATCTCTTCAGCTAGGTGTAAAAAATATCTATGATGCGCCACTTGTGAAAAACAAGCTTAATGATGGTGCAATCCCCCCTTACTATTTCACTCGTGATTGGACAGATGAGAATAAATCTTTCTTTGATGCCTTAAAAATGGAAAAAACGATGATGTTTTTTATCCTATTGCTAATAATTACTGTTGCAGTATTTAACTTATTATCATCTTTAGTTATGGTTGTCACCGATAAGCGTAGTGATATAGCTATTCTTAGAACTATGGGGATGTCATCACGACAAATTATAACGGTATTTATATATCAGGGTTTTATTATTGGATTAATAGGTACAGTTATTGGTGTATTGCTTGGTATACTTCTTTCAACTTATGCTACAGAGATAGTTAATTTTATCCAGAATGTTACTGGTAAGCAATTTTTAAGTGCAAGTGTTTATCTTATAAATTATATTCCATCAGAGTTAATGTGGTCAGATGTTCTAAAAGTTACTTTAGTTTCTATGTTTTTAAGTTTCTTAGCGACACTTTATCCTGCTTGGAGTGCTTCTAAGGTTCAGCCAGTGGAGGCATTAAGATATGAATGATGTTGTTTTAAGTTGCAAAAATGTTTCAAAAAAATATACAGAATTTAAAACTGATATAGCTATCTTAAAAGATGTAAACCTTGAAATTAAAAAAAGTGAAAAAATTGCTATCCTCGGATTATCTGGATCAGGTAAGACTACACTATTAAATGTTTTAGGTGGACTAGATAAATGTAGTGCAGGTGAAGTATATCTGATGGGTGAGAGGTTTGATAATCAGTCTGTAAATAAGCGTGCAAAAATGCGCAATAAGCATTTAGGCTTTATTTATCAATTACATCATTTATTGCCAGAGTTTACAGCTATTGAAAATGTGATGATTCCATTAGTTATTACTAAAAAATATAGTAAAAAAGAGTCGATCAAACTTGTTAATAAAATTCTCACAAAAGTTGGTCTTGAGCATCGTGCTCATCATAAACCAGCTGAGCTTTCAGGTGGGGAGCGTCAGCGAGTGGCTATTGCTAGAGCATTGGTTACAAATCCAAACTGTATTCTTGCAGA comes from the Francisella persica ATCC VR-331 genome and includes:
- a CDS encoding lytic transglycosylase domain-containing protein, which encodes MINKKFISSCMLILSSAIGYSLTTQQVKYSQKAIDALAKKDYKSYFYYKSKLKDTSIYPYLQYKEISTDPNIFKQSTIDEYFKQDNSYWQNRLSDDLAQYYAKKHDWKLFGKYYKGDLGVPGKCWSMQAEYELGKKTKALNEYGQLWQNRVYMPAACNKIQKYWDNSNYKPRAYLTTKAYTLAFANKFDDSLWLLNTYVKDNKDYLNYISAWKQATKDSSKLDSFINRFNNYNYFDKVIVDISRDLIRKDAEGYARVWDNLKNKRYLSTKVKQQCISAIVVSFARSKSSQAKQWLTRVDKKYLDTTALEWLLRVDLYNNNFADYIKTYSQLPTKSQQNQAWKYWLAYSYDQLGEKQKAEKIFAELIQQPLDYYSFLASDRLGKPYNFGNDTATALSNSKKLLAEDATAQAIDLYQVGQYKDSTSIWKWAIRNKLRDKHIDEIKQLASLAEVNHMYYAAIFNMSVIGNYNNIYMLFPKAFITTVNQNAQKFGIDKALVLSIMRKESLFDIEACSSAGAKGLMQVTEPTAKFIAQKYKLSLIGDKSQGMTGQIFIPENNIKLGIANLYFLEKLFDKNIVLDIAAYNAGPGNVAKWLNEKEAPAAIWIENVPFGETRHYIRNVLVYMIVYNNFVFKDKKYHISNFLDYKISNKQSFRK
- the dnaE gene encoding DNA polymerase III subunit alpha — encoded protein: MISHLRVHTGFSIVDSTVRLGDLFARAKDKNIVAIALTDVCNLFAAIKFYKQALASGIKPIFGVELKIDTEFGIADLVLLAENNYGYQNMVNLISRAYQQADRFGSIPIIPKAWLKEVNLEHIICLNGGQHGELGKAILAKDYIKADEIITQNIAIFGANNYIIEIHKLEYENEGLYNEKALEYASKYNLIAVATNLTVFMEADDYGIHEIRACINEKTTILDESRKSKFTREQYLKSADEMYETFSALTVLVDNTLAIAKRCNVTFELGKPCLPTIDIPVGLTEKEYFSKLCYQGLGKRLEKILANKSADKHENITKVYKDRLQREIDIICDMGFPGYFLIVEDFIRWSKENNIPVGPGRGSGAGSLVAYSLLITDIDPLPYGLLFERFLNPERVSMPDFDIDFCIQGRDRVIKYVERKYGKDSVAQIITYGTMAAKGVVRDVVRVMGQSFSFGDRIAKLIPETPGTTFKKILKEGEPLYDEMRANEAIADVIERAQKLEGLPRSLGKHAAGIVISPTKISDFAPIYCEDKGGDLVTQFDKGDVEDVGLVKFDFLGLKNLTIINNTIKSIKDKRSADQKTLDIADIPLDDKKTFKLLQAGNTTGIFQLESQGMRQIVKDLGTSNFKEIIALVALYRPGPMENIPTFIDRKHGRKRVTYLHPLLEEVLKETYGIPVYQEQVMQMAQKLAGYTLGAADLLRRAMGKKKPEEMEQQRKIFKKGAAKYHGIDAKLADEIFDQMEAFAGYGFNKSHAAAYALIAYQTAWLKAHYPDEYMAALMSGDMGNTDQLVKFILDCKNMGITVLEPNINKSVYDCIAISKGTILLGLGAIKGLGSEAVKSILTERQSGGEFSSIFDLCRRVDLRKVNKKALEALCFAGAIKDISRNRATAFNSIEKAIKNAGYVNEMNAAGQDDLFGFTEQQSDTDTEFEKECIVEEWNLKELLINEKKALGMYFSGHIIDEESHWRNHVSFSDLNKIQQPNMDGNFVRIIASMITPAIRRKTKTGKVLYIINIDDEFDRADCLISEDVFAAVKDSIQVDDIVVVEGKVSCDVQRECNKLSVDKVQLISQYIDENFSKVELTLRSQNVNPTNLKKVLSNLKENIDSTNTQKQNTLEITISLDDVVGKFDYLQKPFSIYKFVNDVSRLIADGSTVSLSVV
- a CDS encoding lipoprotein-releasing ABC transporter permease subunit, coding for MFKSLPLFIGLRYIRAKKRNRFISIISAISFLGISLGVAVLITVMSVMNGFDQQIKNRILMMVPPLKVYQLGGEVTDWPTLAKEVEKSTTSVTAAAPIVESQGLLSANTAGSTTAFVQIQGIEPKYQTKIIPVAEHIVDGKLSSLDDNQRYNIILGSVLANNLGVKVGDKVTLIVPKISLTPAGMIPRIKQFRVSGIFSVSYQYDAYYALINIKNAQKVFETGNSVSSLQLGVKNIYDAPLVKNKLNDGAIPPYYFTRDWTDENKSFFDALKMEKTMMFFILLLIITVAVFNLLSSLVMVVTDKRSDIAILRTMGMSSRQIITVFIYQGFIIGLIGTVIGVLLGILLSTYATEIVNFIQNVTGKQFLSASVYLINYIPSELMWSDVLKVTLVSMFLSFLATLYPAWSASKVQPVEALRYE
- a CDS encoding ABC transporter ATP-binding protein — protein: MNDVVLSCKNVSKKYTEFKTDIAILKDVNLEIKKSEKIAILGLSGSGKTTLLNVLGGLDKCSAGEVYLMGERFDNQSVNKRAKMRNKHLGFIYQLHHLLPEFTAIENVMIPLVITKKYSKKESIKLVNKILTKVGLEHRAHHKPAELSGGERQRVAIARALVTNPNCILADEPTGNLDSQRSESIFALMQQLSDDFGTSFVIVTHDEKLASRMNKIYSLVDGELELVEKSN